A genomic window from Microbacterium sp. H1-D42 includes:
- a CDS encoding SRPBCC family protein, which produces MSITSPIIERHPSGFRLVYDDVYVTDIDDLWQAITTAERLARWMVDLTGDLRLGGTWAVAAQDDEPSWATGTITACDAPLSFTSTWHAIEEEPTELTVTLEEVEGGTRMLLVHTGIRSIFYGAGWQTYLERLAAHVAGESFLPDWDARFAALSPEYESRFGSI; this is translated from the coding sequence ATGAGCATCACCAGTCCGATCATCGAGAGGCATCCATCCGGCTTCCGGCTGGTCTACGACGATGTCTACGTGACCGACATCGACGACCTGTGGCAGGCGATCACCACAGCCGAGCGCCTGGCACGCTGGATGGTCGACCTCACGGGCGATCTGCGCCTCGGCGGCACCTGGGCGGTCGCGGCCCAGGACGACGAACCGTCCTGGGCGACCGGCACCATCACCGCGTGCGACGCTCCTCTCTCGTTCACGTCCACCTGGCACGCGATCGAAGAGGAGCCCACCGAGCTCACCGTGACCCTGGAAGAAGTCGAGGGCGGCACGCGGATGCTGCTGGTGCACACGGGCATCCGCTCGATCTTCTACGGTGCCGGCTGGCAGACGTACCTCGAGCGCCTCGCCGCGCACGTGGCGGGCGAGTCGTTCCTGCCCGACTGGGATGCCCGCTTCGCCGCGCTCTCACCCGAGTACGAGTCCCGGTTCGGGTCTATCTGA
- a CDS encoding ATP-binding cassette domain-containing protein yields MTATLEARDLNKTFTLRSGFKTRQLHAVNDVSFTIEAGKTIALVGESGSGKSTIARMLMKLETPTSGQILLNGHPTGNGGREISRYRSEVQMVFQDPFASLNPYHSIGHHLARPLRIHHPELKGPQVRARVIELLERVRLTPEESYIDRRPHELSGGQRQRVAIARALAPSARFIVADEPVSMLDVSIRLGVLNLLADLQREDDLGVLYITHDLATARHFSDEIMVLYHGDVVERGPSDEVILNPQHEYTKRLLNAAPEPENLGRLRDEVRRELAASI; encoded by the coding sequence ATGACCGCCACTCTCGAGGCCCGTGACCTCAACAAGACCTTCACGCTGCGGTCGGGGTTCAAGACCCGCCAGCTGCACGCCGTGAACGACGTGTCGTTCACGATCGAGGCGGGCAAGACCATCGCCCTGGTCGGCGAGTCTGGGTCGGGCAAGTCGACCATCGCTCGGATGCTGATGAAGCTCGAGACCCCGACTTCCGGCCAGATCCTGCTGAACGGGCATCCGACCGGCAACGGCGGCCGAGAGATCTCGCGGTACCGCTCCGAGGTGCAGATGGTCTTTCAGGACCCGTTCGCCTCGCTGAACCCGTACCACTCGATCGGGCACCACCTGGCGCGCCCGCTGCGCATCCACCACCCCGAGCTGAAGGGCCCGCAGGTGCGGGCGCGCGTGATCGAGCTGCTCGAGCGGGTGCGGCTGACGCCGGAGGAGAGCTACATCGACCGGCGTCCACATGAGCTCTCCGGCGGGCAGCGCCAGCGGGTGGCGATCGCCAGGGCGCTCGCGCCGAGCGCGCGGTTCATCGTCGCCGACGAGCCGGTGTCGATGCTCGACGTGTCGATCCGCCTCGGCGTGCTGAACCTGCTGGCCGATCTGCAGCGCGAGGACGACCTCGGCGTGCTCTACATCACGCACGACCTCGCCACCGCGCGGCACTTCAGCGACGAGATCATGGTGCTCTACCACGGTGACGTCGTCGAGCGAGGGCCGAGCGACGAGGTCATCCTGAACCCGCAGCACGAGTACACCAAGCGGCTCTTGAACGCCGCCCCAGAGCCCGAGAACCTGGGCCGTCTGCGCGATGAGGTGCGCCGCGAACTCGCCGCATCGATCTGA
- a CDS encoding class I SAM-dependent methyltransferase, translating to MEMGELTALLTREGLALLDEVGPIESSADVAKAVSRLRAAGHSPELVSAVVGQAHLRVKAHAKFGEFAARMLFTRAGLEQATRLHVATLHAVRMRQADITTVTDLGCGIGGDSLAFAAAGLDVTAVDADEVTAAIAAYNLAPFEATVRQGLAEDALPTEGAIWLDPARRTAGHSETRRTSASDWSPSLDWCAGVARTHPTGIKLGPGLDRDLIPDDVEAQWVSADGSVVELVLWSGVLARPGIRRAALVVRDGKTHELTAAADAEDEPVRELGAFLHEPDGAVIRARLIGEAGRMLEAGMLDEQIAYLTGDAALTSPFVQSFRVRETMPAHVKAISAALRANDIGRLEIKKRGMDIDPAAFRKKLNLKGSKAATLILTRTPAGRVAILADRV from the coding sequence GTGGAGATGGGTGAACTGACCGCACTGCTCACTCGCGAGGGGCTCGCCCTGCTCGACGAGGTGGGCCCGATCGAGTCATCAGCGGATGTGGCGAAGGCCGTCTCACGGCTGCGGGCTGCCGGGCACTCCCCCGAACTCGTCTCTGCCGTCGTCGGTCAGGCGCACTTGCGAGTGAAGGCACACGCGAAGTTCGGCGAGTTCGCCGCACGGATGCTGTTCACCAGGGCCGGGCTCGAGCAGGCCACCCGGTTGCACGTCGCCACGCTGCACGCCGTGCGGATGCGCCAGGCCGACATCACGACGGTCACCGATCTCGGCTGCGGCATCGGCGGCGACAGCCTCGCCTTCGCCGCCGCCGGGCTGGACGTGACGGCGGTGGATGCTGACGAGGTCACCGCCGCGATCGCCGCCTATAACTTGGCTCCCTTCGAGGCGACCGTCCGCCAGGGCCTCGCCGAGGACGCCCTCCCCACAGAGGGCGCCATCTGGCTGGATCCGGCGCGACGGACCGCCGGGCACAGCGAGACGCGTCGCACCTCAGCATCTGATTGGTCGCCGTCTCTGGATTGGTGCGCAGGCGTCGCCCGCACACACCCGACCGGCATCAAGCTCGGCCCCGGCCTCGACCGCGACCTCATCCCCGACGATGTCGAGGCGCAGTGGGTCAGTGCCGATGGCAGTGTCGTCGAGCTGGTGCTGTGGAGCGGCGTGCTGGCGCGCCCTGGCATCCGACGAGCGGCTCTGGTCGTGCGCGACGGCAAGACGCACGAGCTGACGGCGGCGGCGGATGCTGAAGACGAGCCGGTGCGCGAACTCGGCGCGTTCCTGCATGAGCCAGACGGCGCGGTTATCCGCGCGCGGCTGATCGGCGAGGCGGGGCGGATGCTGGAGGCCGGCATGCTCGACGAGCAGATCGCCTATCTCACCGGCGATGCCGCGCTGACGAGTCCGTTCGTGCAGTCGTTCCGGGTGCGCGAGACCATGCCGGCTCACGTGAAGGCGATCAGCGCCGCCCTGCGTGCGAACGACATCGGGCGGCTCGAGATCAAGAAGCGCGGGATGGACATCGATCCTGCCGCGTTCCGCAAGAAGCTGAATCTGAAGGGCTCGAAGGCGGCCACGCTGATCCTCACCCGCACGCCCGCCGGACGCGTGGCGATCCTCGCCGATCGGGTCTGA
- a CDS encoding dynamin family protein, which produces MPEHRSTEQTQIVDVIHDVGDLAASAGRQDLAARLANTRERLADPAVRVIVVGEFKQGKSKLINALVNAPACPVDDDVATSVPTSVGYAEQPSAWVVEQPTGNGAAPNRREIQLEQLADYVSERGNPGNERGIVSAEVLLPREILRGGLKLVDSPGVGGLESSNSLATLAALSSAHAVLLVSDASQEYTEPEVQFLQHAMRMSPNVAAVLAKTDLYPEWRRIEEIDRRHLSGHDDVPIFSVSSDLRLLAAELQDRTLNDESGFPALVAHLRREVLGRAEVIHERSAVHELISVVDQLEMSLRAELNALVNPEDTPRMIAELEAAKSKADEFRGRSARWQVLLTDGIADLVADMEHDVRDRLRKVQREAERAIDDGDPGPIWDQIREWLDQRVTAAVSETFVWTDERSRWLAEEVAELFSQDQSDIPIHDVSDITGVLDVVDDISGLDAGQLGAAEKMYIGVRGSYGGVLMVGLATSLVGMALINPLSLLAGVLVGRRAYREDMGNRLNRRQQEAKVIVRKYIDEVTFQVGKQLKDRLRLVQRATRDHFGSLAEELHSSLADALLRAKQAATGFSATRDQRIGALRTRIGDLENVRKTIPALPPAPTPALRAGAQPAAIGAKVEA; this is translated from the coding sequence GTGCCGGAGCACCGCAGTACCGAACAGACTCAGATCGTCGACGTCATCCACGATGTCGGCGATCTCGCCGCGTCCGCGGGCCGTCAGGATCTCGCTGCACGATTGGCCAACACCCGCGAGCGGCTGGCAGATCCTGCCGTGCGGGTGATCGTCGTCGGCGAGTTCAAGCAGGGCAAGAGCAAGCTCATCAACGCCCTCGTCAACGCACCGGCATGCCCGGTGGACGATGACGTGGCCACCAGTGTGCCCACGAGCGTCGGTTACGCGGAGCAGCCGTCGGCCTGGGTGGTGGAGCAGCCCACCGGCAACGGCGCCGCACCGAACAGGCGCGAGATCCAACTCGAGCAGCTCGCCGACTACGTCTCCGAGCGGGGCAATCCCGGCAACGAGCGCGGCATCGTCTCGGCTGAGGTGCTGCTGCCGCGCGAGATCCTGCGCGGCGGGCTGAAGCTCGTCGACTCGCCAGGCGTGGGCGGACTCGAATCGTCGAACTCGCTGGCCACGCTGGCAGCGCTCTCCAGCGCGCACGCGGTGCTGCTTGTCTCGGACGCCTCGCAGGAGTACACAGAGCCCGAGGTGCAGTTTCTGCAGCACGCCATGCGGATGTCGCCCAACGTCGCCGCGGTGCTGGCCAAGACCGACCTGTATCCGGAATGGCGACGCATCGAAGAGATCGACCGCCGGCACCTGAGCGGTCACGATGATGTGCCGATCTTCTCGGTGTCGAGTGATCTGCGTCTGCTCGCTGCCGAGCTGCAGGACCGCACACTCAACGACGAGTCCGGTTTTCCGGCGCTGGTCGCGCACCTGCGTCGTGAGGTGCTCGGCCGCGCCGAGGTCATTCACGAGCGCAGTGCCGTGCACGAGCTGATCTCGGTCGTCGACCAGCTGGAGATGTCGCTTCGGGCCGAGCTGAACGCACTGGTGAACCCCGAGGACACCCCGCGCATGATCGCCGAGCTCGAGGCCGCCAAATCCAAGGCCGATGAGTTCCGCGGACGTTCGGCCCGCTGGCAGGTGCTGCTGACCGACGGCATCGCCGACCTCGTCGCCGACATGGAGCACGACGTGCGCGACAGACTGCGCAAGGTGCAGCGCGAGGCAGAGCGCGCGATCGACGACGGCGACCCCGGCCCCATCTGGGATCAGATCCGCGAGTGGCTCGATCAGCGCGTGACCGCGGCCGTTTCGGAGACCTTCGTATGGACGGACGAGCGCTCGCGGTGGCTGGCCGAAGAGGTCGCAGAGCTGTTCAGCCAGGACCAGTCCGACATCCCGATCCACGACGTCTCGGACATCACCGGAGTGCTCGACGTCGTCGATGACATCTCCGGCCTCGACGCCGGGCAGCTGGGCGCCGCAGAGAAGATGTACATCGGCGTGCGCGGCTCGTACGGCGGCGTGCTGATGGTGGGGCTGGCCACGAGCCTGGTCGGCATGGCCCTGATCAACCCGCTCTCGCTGCTGGCCGGGGTGCTGGTGGGACGGCGCGCCTATCGCGAGGACATGGGCAACAGGCTCAACCGCCGCCAGCAGGAGGCGAAGGTCATCGTCCGCAAGTACATCGACGAGGTGACCTTCCAAGTCGGCAAGCAGCTGAAAGACAGGCTGCGCCTGGTGCAGCGCGCGACCCGCGATCACTTCGGGTCGCTCGCCGAGGAGCTGCACAGCTCGCTCGCCGACGCGCTGCTGCGCGCCAAGCAAGCGGCAACCGGATTCTCGGCGACGCGCGACCAGCGTATCGGGGCGCTGCGCACTCGCATCGGCGATCTCGAGAACGTGCGCAAGACCATTCCCGCGCTGCCGCCGGCGCCCACACCGGCGCTCCGAGCGGGCGCACAGCCGGCCGCGATCGGCGCGAAGGTGGAAGCATGA
- the tsaE gene encoding tRNA (adenosine(37)-N6)-threonylcarbamoyltransferase complex ATPase subunit type 1 TsaE, with translation MSVDPAFLGRHEITTSDAMENLGLRIGEQLQAGDLIMLTGPLGAGKTTFTRGLAEGLGVRGPVQSPTFVIARTHPSLVGGAPLVHVDAYRLGSAAELDDLDIDFTRSVVVIEWGRGMASAVADSWWDIEIERPVGGVADLADEDLDADAPRFVTIDCVRP, from the coding sequence ATGAGCGTCGATCCCGCGTTCCTCGGGCGGCACGAGATCACGACGTCGGATGCCATGGAGAACCTCGGCCTTCGGATCGGCGAGCAGCTGCAGGCCGGCGATCTGATCATGCTGACCGGTCCGCTCGGCGCAGGCAAGACCACGTTCACGCGGGGGCTCGCTGAAGGACTGGGCGTGCGAGGGCCTGTGCAGAGCCCGACCTTCGTGATCGCCCGCACGCATCCGTCGCTGGTCGGCGGCGCGCCCCTCGTGCACGTGGACGCCTACCGGCTCGGCTCCGCCGCCGAACTCGACGACCTCGACATCGACTTCACCCGCTCGGTCGTCGTCATCGAGTGGGGCCGGGGGATGGCATCCGCCGTCGCCGACTCGTGGTGGGACATCGAGATCGAGCGTCCAGTGGGCGGCGTCGCCGATCTCGCCGACGAGGATCTCGACGCCGACGCCCCTCGCTTCGTGACGATCGACTGCGTCCGCCCCTGA
- the tsaD gene encoding tRNA (adenosine(37)-N6)-threonylcarbamoyltransferase complex transferase subunit TsaD, translated as MTTEPLVLGIETSCDETGIGIVRGRRLLSNTIASSMDEHARFGGVVPEVAARAHLEELQPSIERALAEAKVTLDDLDAIAVTSGPGLAGALMVGVGAAKGLAVSLNKPLYAVNHLVGHIAADILTSDEAESEPLEYPTIALLVSGGHTSLLHVRDLTTDVELLGETVDDAAGEAFDKVARLLGLPYPGGPQIDRAAIGGDPKAIRFPRGLSKASDLAKHRYDFSFSGLKTAVARWVERAEANGEEIPLADVAASFREAVVDVLVTKALAACADRGVPRLLLGGGVIANKRLREVALERAAAAGVAVRIPPLSLCTDNGAMIAGLAAELISSGRRPSTLAFGADSTLPVTEIQVNESVNEGVSAS; from the coding sequence GTGACCACCGAACCACTCGTGCTCGGCATCGAGACCAGCTGCGACGAGACTGGCATCGGGATCGTGCGCGGACGCCGGCTGCTGTCGAACACGATCGCATCCAGCATGGACGAGCACGCCCGCTTCGGCGGTGTCGTGCCAGAGGTCGCCGCCCGCGCGCACCTCGAAGAGCTGCAGCCGTCCATCGAGCGCGCTCTGGCCGAAGCCAAGGTGACCCTCGACGACCTCGACGCCATCGCCGTCACCAGTGGCCCCGGACTCGCCGGAGCCCTCATGGTCGGCGTCGGAGCGGCCAAGGGACTGGCCGTCTCGCTGAACAAGCCGCTCTACGCCGTGAACCACCTCGTCGGGCACATCGCAGCTGACATCCTGACATCCGACGAAGCTGAATCGGAACCTCTCGAGTACCCCACCATCGCGCTGCTGGTCTCGGGCGGGCACACCTCGCTGCTGCACGTGCGCGACCTGACCACTGACGTCGAACTGCTCGGCGAGACCGTCGACGACGCCGCGGGCGAGGCCTTCGACAAGGTCGCCCGTCTGCTCGGCCTGCCCTATCCAGGCGGACCGCAGATCGACCGGGCCGCCATCGGCGGAGACCCGAAGGCGATCCGCTTTCCGCGCGGGCTGTCGAAGGCATCCGACCTCGCGAAGCACCGCTACGACTTCTCGTTCTCGGGTCTGAAGACCGCTGTCGCACGCTGGGTCGAGCGCGCCGAGGCGAACGGCGAGGAGATCCCGCTGGCCGACGTCGCAGCGAGCTTCCGCGAGGCCGTGGTCGATGTGCTCGTCACCAAGGCGCTCGCCGCCTGCGCAGACCGCGGCGTGCCGCGTCTGCTGCTCGGCGGGGGAGTGATCGCCAACAAGCGCCTGCGCGAGGTCGCCCTCGAGCGTGCCGCGGCCGCCGGGGTGGCCGTGCGCATCCCGCCGCTGTCACTGTGCACTGACAATGGAGCCATGATCGCTGGACTCGCCGCCGAGCTGATCTCCAGCGGACGCCGCCCGTCGACCCTCGCCTTCGGGGCGGATTCGACGCTGCCGGTGACCGAGATCCAGGTGAACGAGAGCGTGAACGAGGGCGTGAGCGCATCATGA
- the groES gene encoding co-chaperone GroES, with amino-acid sequence MSVSIKPLEDRIVIQQVEAEQTTASGLVIPDTAKEKPQEGEVVAVGPGRIDDNGNRVPLDVAVGDRVLYSKYGGTEVKFGADEYLVLSARDVLAVVVR; translated from the coding sequence GTGTCGGTTTCCATCAAGCCGCTCGAGGACCGCATCGTCATCCAGCAGGTCGAGGCCGAGCAGACCACCGCAAGCGGTCTGGTCATCCCTGACACCGCCAAGGAGAAGCCCCAGGAGGGCGAGGTCGTGGCAGTGGGCCCCGGCCGCATCGACGATAACGGCAACCGCGTTCCGCTGGACGTCGCCGTGGGCGACCGCGTGCTCTACAGCAAGTACGGCGGCACCGAGGTCAAGTTCGGTGCTGACGAGTACCTCGTGCTCTCGGCTCGCGACGTGCTGGCGGTCGTCGTCCGCTGA
- the alr gene encoding alanine racemase, whose product MNPFREATISLDAIADNVRHLRALTGVAVIGVVKANAYGHGAPAVAIAALAGGATRLGTATLDEALALRRAGITAPLLAWLHEPGRRFDDAVEAGIEIGISSMEQLMAASEATPAPASIHLKVDTGLSRNGIAAHDLERVLAEAARLERIGRIRIVGIFSHLSGASIADDREQLTRYEAVIEQAASFGIHPEIRHLAATAGAIDIPEARLDAVRIGIGLYGLSPFADRSSSDLGLRPAMTLRASVAAVRRVPAGSGVSYDYAYRCEKDTTLALVPLGYADGIPRQASGTGPVLVNGRPHTVAGRIAMDQFVVDVGDEPVEVGDEVIVFGDPTLRQPSATDWADAAGTINYEIVTRIGDRVPRRTVS is encoded by the coding sequence ATGAACCCCTTCCGCGAAGCGACGATCAGCCTCGATGCCATCGCCGACAACGTGCGGCACCTGCGGGCGCTCACCGGCGTCGCGGTGATCGGCGTCGTCAAGGCCAACGCCTACGGGCATGGTGCCCCCGCTGTCGCCATCGCCGCGCTCGCGGGAGGCGCCACCCGACTCGGCACCGCCACACTCGATGAGGCCCTCGCGCTGCGTCGCGCCGGCATCACCGCACCGCTGCTGGCCTGGCTGCACGAACCGGGTCGCCGGTTCGACGACGCCGTCGAGGCCGGCATCGAGATCGGCATCTCGTCGATGGAGCAGCTGATGGCAGCATCCGAGGCCACGCCGGCGCCGGCATCCATCCACCTCAAGGTCGACACCGGCCTCTCCCGCAACGGCATCGCCGCGCACGACCTGGAAAGGGTGCTGGCAGAGGCCGCCCGACTGGAGCGCATCGGACGCATCCGCATCGTCGGCATCTTCAGCCACCTCTCCGGCGCCAGCATCGCCGACGACCGCGAGCAGCTCACCCGCTACGAGGCGGTCATCGAGCAGGCCGCATCGTTCGGCATCCACCCCGAGATCCGTCACCTCGCCGCCACCGCCGGCGCCATCGACATCCCCGAGGCGCGGCTCGACGCCGTGCGCATCGGGATCGGACTGTACGGGCTCTCGCCGTTCGCCGACCGCTCCTCGTCGGATCTCGGGCTGCGCCCGGCCATGACGCTGCGCGCCTCGGTCGCCGCCGTGCGCAGGGTGCCCGCAGGCTCCGGCGTCTCGTACGACTACGCGTACCGCTGCGAGAAGGACACCACCCTCGCCCTGGTGCCGCTTGGCTACGCCGATGGCATTCCCCGTCAGGCATCCGGCACGGGCCCCGTGCTCGTGAACGGCCGCCCGCACACCGTCGCCGGCCGCATCGCGATGGACCAGTTCGTCGTCGACGTCGGCGACGAGCCGGTCGAAGTCGGCGACGAGGTCATCGTCTTCGGCGACCCGACGCTGCGCCAGCCCTCCGCGACCGACTGGGCGGATGCCGCAGGCACGATCAACTACGAGATCGTCACGCGCATCGGCGACCGCGTGCCCCGTAGGACCGTGTCATGA
- a CDS encoding holo-ACP synthase encodes MIIGTGIDLVDVVRFERSVTRTPRLLARLFTPAEQLLKLRSLAARYAAKEALIKALGGSDGVYWTEIEIASEPSGRPHFVLSGSTAAVVVERGITALHLSMTHDAGLAAAYVVAERSDAR; translated from the coding sequence GTGATCATCGGCACCGGAATCGACCTCGTGGATGTCGTGCGGTTCGAGCGCTCGGTCACCCGCACGCCCCGGCTGCTCGCACGGCTGTTCACTCCCGCTGAGCAGTTGCTGAAGCTGCGTTCGCTGGCCGCCCGCTACGCCGCCAAAGAGGCGCTGATCAAGGCACTCGGCGGCAGTGACGGCGTGTACTGGACCGAGATCGAGATCGCCTCCGAGCCCTCGGGCCGCCCGCACTTCGTGCTGAGCGGGTCGACCGCCGCCGTGGTCGTCGAGCGCGGCATCACCGCCCTGCACCTGTCCATGACGCACGACGCGGGGCTCGCCGCGGCGTACGTCGTCGCCGAGCGATCGGATGCCAGATGA
- a CDS encoding ABC transporter ATP-binding protein, with protein MTATALEAQLEPVLTARNVSIEYEVDPPVKAVRNVSLTLHRGEILGLAGESGCGKTTLAYGLNRLLKPPALMDAGEITFHDRGGDDIDVVSLGPEQLRAFRWDKVSMVFQGAMNSLNPVISVKAQIYDIFDTHRPGTSRAEKKRRAEELLTLVGVDPNRLTSFPHELSGGMRQRMMIAMALALDPQVMIMDEPTTALDVVVQRDIIREIMRLREKLGFAVIFITHDLPMLIEISDRIAVMLQGQIVEQGTAEQIYRTPQHEYTKKLLSSFPSLRGERGDFVRHGSRPSQEQVR; from the coding sequence ATGACCGCCACTGCGCTCGAGGCTCAGCTCGAACCTGTGCTCACCGCCCGCAACGTCTCCATCGAGTACGAGGTCGACCCGCCGGTGAAGGCGGTGCGCAATGTGTCGCTCACCCTGCACCGCGGCGAGATCCTGGGGCTGGCCGGCGAGTCCGGCTGCGGCAAGACCACTCTGGCCTATGGTCTCAACCGGCTGCTGAAGCCGCCGGCGCTGATGGATGCCGGCGAGATCACGTTCCACGATCGCGGCGGCGACGACATCGACGTGGTCTCGCTCGGGCCGGAGCAGCTGCGTGCGTTCCGCTGGGACAAGGTCTCGATGGTGTTCCAGGGTGCGATGAACTCGCTCAACCCGGTGATCAGCGTCAAGGCGCAGATCTACGACATCTTCGACACGCATCGTCCCGGCACCTCACGCGCCGAGAAGAAGCGTCGCGCGGAAGAGCTGCTGACGCTGGTCGGGGTCGACCCGAATCGCCTCACCAGCTTCCCTCATGAGCTCTCCGGCGGCATGCGCCAGCGGATGATGATCGCCATGGCACTCGCCCTCGACCCGCAGGTCATGATCATGGATGAGCCCACCACGGCGCTCGACGTGGTCGTGCAGCGCGACATCATCCGCGAGATCATGCGCCTGCGCGAGAAGCTCGGCTTCGCCGTGATCTTCATCACCCACGACCTGCCGATGCTGATCGAGATCAGCGACCGCATCGCGGTGATGCTGCAGGGGCAGATCGTCGAGCAGGGCACGGCAGAGCAGATCTACCGCACCCCGCAGCACGAGTACACCAAGAAGCTGCTCTCCAGCTTCCCCAGCCTTCGCGGTGAGCGTGGCGACTTCGTGCGTCACGGCAGCCGACCCAGTCAGGAGCAGGTGCGATGA
- a CDS encoding metalloregulator ArsR/SmtB family transcription factor, giving the protein MHEFEVLADAVRRRLVGLLALGEQPAGLLTDVVRTEFGISQPAVSQHLRVLRENGFATVRAEGTRRLYALDSSGVDAAARALAELTDPLGQRLDALHTEIARGQRAAAKGVVDESAIGTRSEGDTERNAS; this is encoded by the coding sequence GTGCATGAGTTCGAGGTGCTGGCAGACGCCGTGCGGCGGCGACTCGTCGGGCTGCTCGCGCTGGGGGAGCAGCCCGCGGGGCTGCTGACCGATGTCGTCCGCACAGAATTCGGCATCTCTCAGCCCGCGGTGTCGCAGCATCTCAGGGTGCTGCGTGAGAACGGCTTCGCCACCGTGCGCGCCGAGGGGACCCGTCGCCTGTACGCGCTCGATTCGTCGGGGGTGGATGCTGCCGCTCGCGCGCTCGCAGAACTGACCGATCCGCTCGGGCAGCGCCTCGATGCTCTGCACACCGAGATCGCGCGCGGCCAGCGCGCTGCGGCGAAGGGAGTCGTGGACGAGTCCGCCATCGGCACTCGCTCTGAAGGCGACACGGAGAGGAACGCATCATGA
- the tsaB gene encoding tRNA (adenosine(37)-N6)-threonylcarbamoyltransferase complex dimerization subunit type 1 TsaB translates to MILAVDTSLGTAVAVIDADGRTVAEAATTDPLGHAEVIGDLLAEVAGACSGITHVVAGMGPGPFTGLRIGIAAARTFALGRGIPVIPVPSHLAIAQTLLDDGAEGRFTVITDARRREIAVSVFDGVDADGIPNLIEPTSLRKRDEEPVTPALSASALARIGARALAAGRTLASTEPLYLRSPDVMQPGAPKRVSA, encoded by the coding sequence GTGATTCTCGCCGTCGACACCTCTCTCGGCACGGCCGTCGCCGTGATCGATGCTGACGGGCGCACCGTCGCCGAGGCAGCAACGACCGATCCACTCGGACACGCCGAGGTCATCGGCGATCTGCTGGCCGAGGTCGCAGGAGCCTGCTCCGGCATCACGCACGTCGTCGCCGGCATGGGCCCAGGGCCCTTCACCGGCCTGCGCATCGGCATCGCCGCGGCGCGGACGTTCGCGCTCGGCCGTGGCATCCCGGTGATCCCCGTGCCCAGCCATCTCGCGATCGCGCAGACGCTGCTCGACGACGGCGCGGAAGGCCGGTTCACCGTCATCACCGACGCGCGTCGGCGCGAGATCGCGGTGAGCGTCTTCGACGGGGTGGATGCTGATGGCATCCCGAACCTGATCGAGCCGACGTCCCTGCGCAAGAGGGATGAGGAACCGGTGACGCCGGCGCTGTCAGCATCCGCTCTCGCGCGGATAGGCGCACGCGCGCTCGCCGCCGGCCGCACGCTCGCGAGCACCGAACCGCTGTATCTGCGCTCGCCCGACGTCATGCAGCCCGGTGCGCCGAAGCGGGTGAGCGCGTGA
- the rimI gene encoding ribosomal protein S18-alanine N-acetyltransferase, with protein sequence MTLRPAVLDDLAAIMQLERRNFATDAWSEETMGTEIASAHNHYLVDVEGDRIVGYGGLRSLQGGSDADIQTIALDAEFRGRGRGRMLLRALIAEAIARGARELFLEVRADNPVADGLYRSEGFTELGRRPRYYQPDDVDAVVMRLDLPAWAAQSEQEADK encoded by the coding sequence GTGACCCTGCGACCAGCCGTCCTCGACGATCTCGCCGCGATCATGCAGCTCGAACGCCGCAACTTCGCCACCGACGCGTGGAGTGAAGAGACCATGGGCACCGAGATCGCCAGCGCCCACAACCACTACCTCGTCGACGTCGAAGGCGATCGCATCGTCGGGTACGGCGGGCTGCGTTCCCTGCAGGGCGGGTCGGATGCTGACATCCAGACCATCGCGCTGGATGCCGAGTTCCGCGGACGCGGCAGGGGGCGGATGCTGCTGCGCGCCCTCATCGCAGAAGCCATCGCCCGCGGCGCGCGCGAGCTGTTCCTCGAGGTGCGGGCAGACAACCCCGTCGCTGACGGGCTGTACCGGTCGGAGGGTTTCACCGAGCTCGGCCGCCGCCCGCGGTACTACCAGCCCGACGATGTGGACGCCGTGGTGATGCGGCTGGATCTGCCGGCCTGGGCCGCGCAGAGCGAGCAGGAGGCCGACAAGTGA